The Schistocerca piceifrons isolate TAMUIC-IGC-003096 chromosome 11, iqSchPice1.1, whole genome shotgun sequence genome includes the window agctcggcgacgacccctcgcccaacacacgtgcgcaccacagcaggcgggctcgcacaatggcttccaaactgccactagttaatccgtgatctgcgaagcgcgacaacaacatcacagattccagagcttgtgtatgcgtgctgtagccaacctttacatcctaagagagatTGCCAACTCTCAGTGTTGCAATATATTCCGTATTTTCGTAGGCTGTGTGCGTCGGGAAACGTATTTTGTGCTATAACGTCAGTTGCGATTAACATTTATACCCGATAAAAACTTAGGACTAGCAACCCCATTCAACGAAACGTTTATCCACTATTTCATTCTGTATCAACATGAATAAACgtaaatttctgagaattttcgTAAGTTACCAGTCATGTGTATTGTGTACGTCGTAAAAAATCAGTGTTCGTGTAGCGCTTGTTGTAAGTAACATGTCGTGTTCTACGTGCCTGCATTTACTGTAAACTAAcgatgattttgattttgttttcgaCTTCTACCTCTAAGAACTTTCAGGAGATTAGTAGCGTTTATAGAAGGTGCTACTGTGGCCGTAAATGTACTCTCGATTTGTGTACGGACTGCTGCCGATCTTAACGGTAACTAGCAATACTTCGAACTTAACTGATCCAGAGTATGAAAAAGAATAAGCAGGTTTACCTTAGCGATACTTCTTTGCCGTTCTGTAAAACATTACACCAACCATACAGCAGCCGCACTCTGCAAACTGTCCTCGAAAGTGGGTAGAGTTAGCTTATGTTCATAAGCTAAGATCAGTCGACTGGAAGCTGCTGTGCATGGGTGTTTCTGGAGACTTGTCAAAGGTCATGTATCAGATATACCACAGATACCAGAATTACTATCACCTCTTGTTGTCGCTTCTACAGGAAGTACATGATCTGTCACTGTTTATCTACTTGGCTGTCAGCAACTTCTACAAGAAGTACATGATCTGTCACTACGTATCCACTTGGCTGTCACCAGCTTCTACAAGAGGTACAAGATCTGTCACTGCTTGTCCACTTGGCTGTCAGCAGCTTCTACAGGAAGTACATGATCTGTCACTGCTTGTCGACTTGGCTGTCAGCAGCTTCTACAGTAAGTAAATGATCTGTCACTGCTTATCCTCTTAGCTGTCAGCAGCTTCTACAGGAAGTACATGATCTGTCACTGCTTGTCGACTTGGCTGTCAGCAGCTTCTACAGGAAGTACATGATATGTCACTGCTTAACCACTTGGCTGTCAGTAGCTTCTACAAGAAGTACATGATCTGTCACTGTTTATCCACTTGACTGTCAGCAGCTCCTACAAGAAGTACGTGACCTGTCACTGCTTATCCACGGCTGTCAGCAGCTTCTACTGGAAGTAGATGGTCTGTCACTGCTTGTCCACTTGGCTGTCAGCCGTTTTTACAAGAAGTACATTATGTGTCACTGCTTATTCACTTGGCTGTCGGCAGCTTCTACAGGAAGTACTTGATCTGTCACTGCTTATCCACTTGGCTGTCAGTAGCTTCTACAGGAAGTACATGATCTGTCACTGCTTGCCCACTTGGCTGTCAGCAGCTTCTACACGGTGTACATGATCTGTCACTGCTTGTCCACTTGGCTGTCAGCCGCTTCTACAAGAAGTACATGATCTGTCACTGCATATCCATTTGGCTGTCAGGCGCTTCTACAGGAAGTATATGATCTGTCACTGTTTATCCACTTGACTGTCAGCAGCTCCTACAGGAAGTACATGATCTGTCACCACTTATCCACTTGGCTTCCGAAGCCTGTCGGTGGCAGGACTGGGCTCCATGTATCAGGGAGGACTCAGCGCGTCATACCCATCACCCTAACAAATGAGTCATTGGCACGACTGgtacttcttatttctaattaccaTTTTTCATAGTATGATGTAGTCTTTCTCATTGCATTTACTACTCCTCGTAAACGAAAgttaattgtcttcagtgaagttATATACTTGTCACAAAACATGTTTCCTCCATATCACTTCTTTCTCTCATGACACTTGCTTCACCTTCACCTACAGCTTTTTTAAAAATCAATCAAGTTAAAATCCTTGCCATCCAATAATGGTAGAATTGAAGTTCTGAAGAGAGTTGACACAGATCCTGCTGTATATACAAGAAAAGCATTTTACACTATCAACGAGAGCAGGGTcgagaaagctaacagatcagtgtcttacctgcaaatacaggccaggcatattcgaagaggagagaagataaACCTGGAGGATGAAgaatatcagtatggaggattttaaaagtGATGTAAGCTTATTACATttggaagtatgagaagaaaatctttgaacatcgtttttatgttttacattttttttttactttattggaaGCCTGGCCACAAAAAGTATATgctctaatgctatgaaattttcaggaactgttcacaACGTTCTGCTATCTCGTTGGAACTAAAAAATTCTGGATCCACCACTTACTTtcagatttttagatgattgtatgtagaaaaaaaattttgatgtgcaaaattaaaaactcttaatgaCACAATTTGCACCATAATTAATAACTGtggttcagtggtcttataaccttctcaggactctacaataaaattttcagattaattgcatgattagaatttgagctatgtctttttataaaaaaagacaataaaaaatgaaaaattaaaattctggCAAATCGTTAAtcatgcatattttattatattttgatgttgaaacacagctcTTTTGATTTATGCATACAAAATTTTAGATTGCACGTTAATAAATATGACattaatgatttttaaataaatgttatcattttccattacatcccccccttataaagtatttttaatgatttttacctATTCACTTTCGGCATCAGTCTGACACAGCAAAGATATATTGTTGCAACTGGCATATGATAGGAAACATATCCTAACTGCAGGTTTATACAGATTTGATTGTGGCTCAAACAAGTATAGAGGGTACTGTATGAGGGCAAAGGACTGCTCAGTGATACCGTGTTCCAGAAGCCCTCACAGTGGGACGAGTTCAGGAGGCTGAGGAAGCCACAGCCGAGGACCTGGGAGCCCTGCTGGACGCCGGGGACGGCGCTGTGGTGACTCTGCTGGCCGGCGACACGCGGCTGGTGGCGCACAGGGCTGTCTTGGCCGCCAGGAGTCCCGTGTTTGCTGGCATGCTCCGTCGTCTCACCTTAGaggccagcagcagcagccagctCACACTCTCGGACACAGAGGGCCCTGTGCTGCGCCAGGTGCTGGCCTACCTCTACACCCTCCAGCCCCTGCAGCTGCCAAGCATGGCCCCACAACTGATGGTCGCAGCCGACAAATACGGCTTGTCAGTACTGAAGGCGCACTGCGAGCAACAGGTGGCCTCACAGCTGTCTGTCGAGACTGCGGCAGCCACAGGTGTTCTCGCGATTAGACACTCTGCTAACATGCTGAAGCAGGCCGCCGTCGCCTTCATAAAGTCCCACTTGCTCCGTGTGGTGGCGACGCAGGGCTGGGGTGAGGCTGTAGTCAACGACCCACAAACTGTTGTGGAGTTGACTCACCTGATTGCAGAGACGCCAACAGACACCAGGTAAGCCACTCATCTATGTTGCACAGATCTGAGTGTGTGTACTGCCAAGTATAAAACGTCCACCACTAAGTTTAATTAGATGTGCCTGCACAGTAAAATTGATATCCATTttctgatatacactatgtgatcaaagtatccggacgcctggctgaatatgacttgcAATTTCGTggtgccctctatcggtaatgctcgaattcaatatggtgttggcccacccttaacgttgatgacagcttacactctcgttcggtcaagtgctggaaggtatcttggggaatggcagcccactcttcagaGAGTGCTGCTCTGGGGAGAGGTACCGATGCCGTTAaacgaggcctggcacgaagtcggctttccaaagtatcccaaaggtgttcaatgggatttaggtcaggactgtgtgaagcccagtccattatagggatgttattgtcgtgtaaacactccgctataggctgcgcattatgaacaggttcttgaaagtgttgaaagatgcaaacgccattcccaaattgctcttcaacagtggaaagaaaGAAGgtacataaaacatcaatgtaggcctgtgctgtgatagtgccacgcaaaacctcCATGACAAATACGTCCACATCATAaaaccagcgcctccgaattttactgttgtcactacacacgctggcagaagacgttcttggggcattcgccatacccacaccctaccatcggatcgccacattgtgtaccgttattagtcactccacacaacgtttttctactgttcaatcgtccaatacttacgctccttacaccgagcgaggtgtcatTTGTCATTTACCAACGTGATATGTGATTTAAGAGCAGCTGCTTGACCGtcaaatccaagttatctcacctcccatCTAATTgagacagtacttgcagtggatcctgatgaagtttcgATTTCCcatgtgatggtctagatagatgtctgcctattgcacattaagaccttcttcaactgtcggcagtctgtcagtcaacagatgcagttggcctgtacgctttagtgttGTAtatgtccgttcacgtttccattgcgttatcacatcggaaacagtgacctagggatgtttaggagtgttgaaacctcgcttacagatgtatgacacaagtgacacgtcAATCACCTAACCgcattcgaagtccttgagttacGCAGAATGCCcctttctgctctttcacgatgtgtaatgaccaccgaggtcgctgatatggagtacctggcagtatgtggcagcacaatgcacctaatatgaaaaacgaatgtttttgggggtgtccagatgccTTTGGTCACATGTGTATGTCATACAAACACTGTCGTTGTTAccattggactgtcacacactaagtgAATAGCATGTTGAAATGCTCTCACAGAACACGCAAGCACAATGTAAGCAAATATAAAGAAATTGTACTTAGCAACTAAGCGGGATAAATGCCTCAAACAAATACCGATCTGGAACATTTCAAAATTCGGTATCTCGGAAACGACtcctgcagcaaacaccactgacattctgatttacgctacttttagtctgttaatgtccaTAGGAGTTGTTCTATTTAAAAACGTGTATCTTTGCACAAAAATACGATTCCTAGGTATTACTACAATctattgattggctaacaatactgatacgcccgctaaaccggCTGGTCAGAACAGGTAAtaagattgtggaaagggccaagggttgaagtcAGTTACTGCTTCCAACTGTCATTCATTCTACATTAATAACCTTTACTACCAAAATGGCACATAGCCATATCTTTAACGAATGTAACTCTTCAgtagctgaaggcctccaacaagaaatcttaacaagataaaatcccattaagaaaacaataaaataattcagaaacaacatacgcaaagtgcaatacaaatggctgagggccacaattaaattctaaaatttcagaatatattggCATAGACCTTTAAAGGAAGAAGGCGAACAAGAAACCTTACAAAAACCAAAAATTCCGTTAAGacggcaataaaataatttaaaatcccaaaaaaaagcaacatatgcaaggtgcaacagaAATGGCTGAGGGACACAAATTTCATAACTTCAGAATATATTGCTGTACACCTTTAAAGGCAGAAAGCCTGCATGTTTaacaacaaaaaatcttaaaaatcagcaagataaaaatccagttaagatagcaacaaaataatttaaaggaGCAACATACGCAAGGTGCAGTACCAATGGCTGAcggccacaattaaacttcaaaatttttaattatattaccatCGGAACCacaccaggggacagccacggaccgaccgacacaacgacttgcttcccgtcaatgactacatgagaactcaaaccggcaatgttacaaacgtgacaTTCTACAGTGGGGTATGtggtagctgtcaaaattacacaccatgttggactgtgacaacaggtgaggaaagaacgctgcctgaaattacgataGTGGccaggcaggtaaccagaacactaaaggccacaagacagaaaattccactggtgcactgaaATCGTAGACCACCAaagtagttaattgcaccgcatgccACGTAACtctcagcagtagaaccattcgatgttgctcaccggaaaacctccccaacagcaaaccatcgAAGCGAAGCTTGGGTAGTTGGAACCGCTACTCaaccttgacgtcctgggtcggtgaaacACGAAGCacgtagcgatcagacagctccacgCACGCTC containing:
- the LOC124720476 gene encoding protein roadkill-like isoform X3; the protein is MFCRGFSWFVRIFVAVVISTGCSHPVSVTEFYTEVTAHSLTTNKEALTVGRVQEAEEATAEDLGALLDAGDGAVVTLLAGDTRLVAHRAVLAARSPVFAGMLRRLTLEASSSSQLTLSDTEGPVLRQVLAYLYTLQPLQLPSMAPQLMVAADKYGLSVLKAHCEQQVASQLSVETAAATGVLAIRHSANMLKQAAVAFIKSHLLRVVATQGWGEAVVNDPQTVVELTHLIAETPTDTSTPSAGESRTGPSSQPHSGHSDDGRSPATAVPPTSPQATPQPDDAADSHLRLSVMEHLIQLLQDNPVLYNTSHPDYMQNKLKDEIWKKVAEELHYSNCHFRCKSPRTLMRRSWTCRFCTANVEEMLSRWQGRPSRSTLPVA
- the LOC124720476 gene encoding speckle-type POZ protein-like isoform X4 yields the protein MFCRGFSWFVRIFVAVVISTGCSHPVSVTEFYTEVTAHSLTTNKEALTVGRVQEAEEATAEDLGALLDAGDGAVVTLLAGDTRLVAHRAVLAARSPVFAGMLRRLTLEASSSSQLTLSDTEGPVLRQVLAYLYTLQPLQLPSMAPQLMVAADKYGLSVLKAHCEQQVASQLSVETAAATGVLAIRHSANMLKQAAVAFIKSHLLRVVATQGWGEAVVNDPQTVVELTHLIAETPTDTSTPSAGESRTGPSSQPHSGHSDDGRSPATAVPPTSPQATPQPDDAADSHLRMPETDFCQFPTLHI